A genomic segment from Vagococcus zengguangii encodes:
- the thrS gene encoding threonine--tRNA ligase — MSEIKITFPDGAVKEFAAGVSTFDIAESISKSLAKKALAGKFNGELVDLVRPLEVDGSIEIITPDHEDALGILRHSTAHLMANAIRRIYPNVHFGVGPAIENGFYYDTDNGESPISEEDLPLIEAKMMEIVKENNPIVRKEVSRAEALELFKEDPYKVELITDLPEDEIITVYDQGDFVDLCRGVHVPSTGRIQVFKLLSVAGAYWRGNSDNKMMQRVYGTAFFDKKALKEDMQRREEAKERDHRKLGKELDLFMVNPEVGSGLPFWLPKGATIRRTIERYITDKEISLGYQHVYTPIMANVELYKTSGHWDHYHEDMFPPMDMGDGEMLVLRPMNCPHHMMVYKNDIHSYRELPIRIAELGMMHRYEKSGALSGLQRVREMTLNDGHTFVRPDQIKDEFKRTLHLMTEVYADFNITDYRFRLSYRDPENTEKYFDDDEMWIKAEAMLKEAMDDLGLEYFEATGEAAFYGPKLDVQVKTALGIEETLSTIQLDFLLPERFDLTYVGEDGENNHRPVVIHRGIVSTMERFVAHLTEVHKGAFPTWLSPVQGTIIPVNLDLHSDFAYQVKEKLVAHGLRFDVDARNEKMGYKIRESQTQKIPYQVVVGDKELEEGTVNVRRYGSKETATVAVDEFVANVVAEVKNFSRN; from the coding sequence ATGTCAGAAATTAAAATTACTTTCCCAGATGGCGCAGTCAAAGAGTTCGCAGCAGGCGTTTCAACTTTCGACATCGCTGAAAGTATCAGCAAAAGTTTAGCAAAAAAAGCCTTAGCAGGTAAATTTAATGGTGAGCTAGTTGATTTAGTTCGTCCATTAGAAGTTGATGGCTCAATTGAAATCATCACACCAGACCATGAAGATGCACTAGGTATCTTACGTCACTCAACCGCTCATTTAATGGCCAATGCGATTCGTCGTATTTATCCAAACGTTCACTTTGGGGTTGGTCCAGCGATTGAAAATGGTTTTTACTATGATACAGATAATGGTGAATCACCTATTTCAGAAGAAGATTTACCATTAATCGAAGCCAAAATGATGGAAATTGTGAAAGAAAACAATCCAATCGTCCGTAAAGAAGTGTCACGTGCTGAAGCGTTAGAATTATTTAAAGAAGATCCATACAAAGTCGAATTAATTACCGACTTACCAGAAGATGAAATTATCACAGTTTACGACCAAGGGGATTTCGTTGATTTATGTCGTGGGGTTCACGTGCCAAGTACTGGTCGCATTCAAGTCTTCAAACTATTATCAGTAGCAGGTGCTTACTGGAGAGGTAACTCAGACAATAAGATGATGCAACGTGTTTACGGAACTGCTTTCTTCGATAAAAAAGCCTTAAAAGAAGATATGCAACGCCGTGAAGAAGCCAAAGAACGTGACCACCGTAAATTAGGGAAAGAACTAGATTTATTCATGGTAAACCCTGAAGTTGGTTCTGGTTTACCATTCTGGTTACCAAAAGGTGCGACAATCCGTCGTACTATCGAACGTTACATTACGGATAAAGAAATCAGCTTAGGTTACCAACACGTTTACACACCCATTATGGCAAATGTGGAATTATACAAAACATCTGGTCACTGGGATCACTATCATGAAGACATGTTCCCACCAATGGATATGGGTGACGGTGAAATGTTAGTTTTACGTCCGATGAACTGCCCTCACCACATGATGGTTTACAAAAACGATATCCACAGCTACCGCGAATTACCAATTCGTATCGCTGAATTAGGCATGATGCACCGTTATGAAAAATCAGGTGCATTATCAGGATTACAACGTGTACGTGAAATGACATTAAATGATGGTCATACATTTGTTCGTCCAGACCAAATTAAAGACGAATTCAAACGTACATTACATTTAATGACAGAAGTTTATGCTGACTTTAATATTACTGATTACCGTTTCCGTTTAAGCTACCGTGATCCAGAAAATACTGAAAAATACTTTGATGATGATGAGATGTGGATTAAAGCAGAAGCGATGCTGAAAGAAGCAATGGATGACTTAGGTTTAGAGTACTTCGAAGCAACTGGTGAAGCAGCCTTTTACGGTCCTAAATTAGACGTTCAAGTTAAGACAGCTTTAGGAATTGAAGAAACACTATCAACTATCCAATTGGACTTCTTATTACCTGAACGTTTTGACTTAACTTACGTAGGTGAAGATGGTGAAAATAATCACCGTCCAGTCGTTATCCACCGTGGAATTGTTTCTACTATGGAACGTTTCGTGGCGCATTTGACTGAAGTTCACAAAGGGGCATTCCCAACTTGGTTATCACCAGTTCAAGGAACAATCATCCCAGTTAACTTAGACTTACATAGTGATTTTGCTTACCAAGTCAAAGAAAAATTAGTGGCTCACGGCTTACGTTTTGACGTGGATGCTCGTAACGAAAAAATGGGTTACAAGATTCGTGAATCACAAACACAAAAAATCCCTTATCAAGTTGTTGTAGGGGACAAAGAATTAGAAGAAGGCACTGTTAACGTTCGCCGCTATGGTAGCAAAGAAACAGCAACTGTAGCCGTTGACGAATTCGTAGCCAACGTAGTAGCCGAAGTGAAGAATTTTAGTAGAAATTAG
- a CDS encoding GNAT family N-acetyltransferase, whose amino-acid sequence MIQKVTAISEEQLEQITAIWLKTNIEVHDYIDPSYWHNHLSYLREELPNVTLFISLNDNQQMMGFIGIDDGYVAGLFVGKSHRNQGIGKELIRAAQAENQSLILSVYRKNKEAIAFYESQGFVIIEEQIDKITQEKEYVMKWQQSIQENR is encoded by the coding sequence ATGATCCAAAAAGTAACGGCAATTAGTGAGGAACAGTTAGAACAGATAACAGCGATTTGGTTGAAAACTAATATTGAGGTTCATGACTATATTGATCCCAGTTATTGGCACAATCATCTAAGCTATTTACGAGAAGAATTACCAAATGTTACATTATTTATATCACTTAATGATAATCAACAAATGATGGGTTTCATTGGTATAGATGACGGCTATGTTGCTGGATTATTCGTCGGTAAATCCCACCGAAATCAAGGAATTGGTAAGGAATTAATCCGTGCAGCACAAGCAGAAAATCAGTCCTTAATTTTATCAGTTTATAGAAAAAATAAAGAAGCTATCGCCTTTTATGAATCACAAGGTTTTGTGATTATTGAAGAACAGATAGACAAAATAACACAAGAAAAAGAATATGTAATGAAATGGCAACAAAGTATACAAGAAAATAGATAG
- a CDS encoding glycine C-acetyltransferase: protein MVADSLARFLEENLIALNDKGLFNTIDVIEGANGPEIMIEGRKLINFASNNYLGFATHPELIKAEIEAAETYGVGAGAVRTINGTLDIHRALEQKIAEFKGTEDAIAFQSGFNCNMGAISAVMKKGDAILSDELNHASIIDGCRLSGAKIIRVKHQDMADLEAKAKEVTESGEYNKVMYITDGVFSMDGDVAKIDEIVSIAKKYNLITYVDDAHGSGVMGAGAGTVKHFHMQEHIDFQMGTLSKAIGVVGGYVAGSKQLITWLKSQARPFLFSTSLTPGAAAAALKSIELMQNNPEYVEKLWENANYFKGKLQAIGYDIGVSETPITPVIIGDEALAQTFSKALIEAGVYAKPIVYPTVPLGTGRIRNMPNAAHTKEMMDHALAIYAKVGKELGII from the coding sequence ATGGTGGCTGATAGTTTAGCAAGATTTTTAGAAGAAAATTTAATCGCGTTGAATGACAAAGGATTATTCAATACGATTGATGTGATTGAAGGGGCAAATGGTCCAGAAATCATGATTGAAGGGCGCAAGTTGATTAACTTTGCTTCCAATAACTATTTAGGTTTTGCGACACATCCAGAATTAATTAAAGCTGAAATTGAAGCAGCTGAAACATACGGTGTTGGTGCAGGAGCAGTGCGCACCATTAATGGCACATTAGATATTCACCGTGCCTTAGAACAAAAAATAGCCGAATTTAAAGGAACCGAAGATGCGATTGCTTTTCAATCAGGTTTCAACTGTAATATGGGAGCTATCTCAGCTGTGATGAAAAAAGGTGACGCGATCTTATCAGATGAGTTAAACCATGCCTCTATTATTGATGGTTGTCGTTTATCTGGCGCAAAGATTATTCGTGTCAAACACCAAGACATGGCTGATTTAGAGGCTAAAGCCAAAGAAGTGACCGAAAGTGGCGAGTACAATAAAGTCATGTACATTACTGATGGTGTTTTTTCTATGGATGGCGACGTGGCTAAAATAGACGAAATCGTCTCCATTGCCAAAAAATACAATCTAATTACGTATGTTGATGACGCGCACGGCTCAGGTGTGATGGGGGCAGGTGCTGGGACGGTTAAACATTTCCACATGCAAGAACATATTGATTTCCAAATGGGGACTCTCTCAAAAGCTATTGGTGTAGTGGGTGGCTATGTAGCCGGTTCTAAACAATTAATTACTTGGTTGAAATCACAAGCGCGCCCGTTCCTGTTTTCAACCTCGTTAACACCGGGAGCAGCGGCTGCGGCCTTAAAATCAATTGAATTGATGCAAAATAATCCTGAGTATGTTGAGAAACTGTGGGAAAACGCTAATTACTTTAAAGGAAAATTACAAGCCATTGGCTACGATATTGGTGTATCTGAAACACCGATTACCCCAGTAATTATAGGTGATGAAGCGCTAGCCCAAACATTCTCAAAAGCGTTAATCGAAGCCGGCGTTTATGCTAAACCGATTGTCTATCCAACCGTCCCTCTAGGAACAGGTCGTATTCGTAATATGCCAAATGCAGCGCATACAAAAGAGATGATGGACCACGCCTTAGCAATATACGCAAAAGTCGGCAAAGAGCTTGGGATTATTTAA
- a CDS encoding L-threonine 3-dehydrogenase, whose amino-acid sequence MRRILVTGSLGQIGSELVERLRQDFGIENVIATDIRQPINNPVVDNGIFELLDVMDYQAMREMVASYQVDTLIHLAALLSAVAEAKPQVGWELNMGGLVNALEVAREFNLKFFTPSSIGAFGPNTPKDQTPQDTIQRPTTMYGVTKVAGELLCDYYYEKFGVDTRGVRFPGLISYKTLPGGGTTDYAVDIYYAALQKGHYDCFIAPGTLMDMMYMPDAIDAIIQLMTVEPEKLIHRNAFNISAMSFDPEMIKTSIQKVMPEFTMTYQVDPVRQTIAESWPNSIDSSCAIKEWGFAPKYDLDAMTCEMLTKLSEKFKTEKTKMREFSL is encoded by the coding sequence ATGAGAAGAATTTTAGTAACGGGTAGCTTAGGTCAAATCGGATCAGAATTAGTCGAGCGTTTGCGTCAAGATTTTGGGATAGAGAATGTTATAGCGACTGATATTCGTCAACCCATTAACAATCCAGTAGTAGATAACGGTATTTTTGAATTGTTGGACGTCATGGATTATCAAGCGATGCGTGAAATGGTCGCAAGTTATCAAGTCGATACGTTAATTCACTTGGCAGCCTTACTTTCAGCTGTTGCGGAAGCGAAACCTCAAGTTGGCTGGGAGCTTAATATGGGGGGATTAGTGAATGCCTTAGAAGTTGCCCGTGAGTTTAATTTGAAATTCTTCACGCCTAGTTCGATTGGGGCTTTTGGGCCAAATACCCCTAAAGACCAAACGCCACAAGACACGATTCAACGTCCGACAACGATGTATGGTGTAACCAAAGTAGCGGGAGAATTGCTATGTGATTATTATTATGAAAAATTTGGGGTCGATACGCGTGGGGTTCGCTTCCCAGGATTAATTTCTTATAAAACATTACCGGGTGGCGGTACGACTGATTATGCCGTGGATATTTACTATGCTGCTTTACAAAAAGGACATTATGATTGCTTTATTGCCCCGGGTACGTTAATGGATATGATGTATATGCCTGATGCGATTGATGCGATTATTCAATTGATGACAGTTGAACCGGAAAAATTAATTCATCGTAACGCCTTTAATATTTCAGCGATGAGTTTTGACCCTGAAATGATTAAAACGTCTATTCAAAAAGTTATGCCGGAATTTACGATGACTTATCAAGTCGATCCAGTTCGACAAACGATTGCCGAATCATGGCCGAACAGTATTGATTCGAGTTGCGCGATTAAGGAGTGGGGATTTGCGCCTAAGTATGATTTAGATGCGATGACGTGTGAGATGCTTACAAAATTAAGTGAAAAATTTAAGACAGAAAAAACTAAAATGAGAGAATTTTCATTGTAA
- a CDS encoding APC family permease yields the protein MKSELKKEITFFPALATVMGTVIGAGVFFKSATVYSLTDNESLGLIAWLLGGIISICAGLTGAELAASIPKTGGMMVYIERAYGKLASFLLGWAQTIVYFPANIAALSIIFATQFINLFHLNEQLLIIIAILCATSITLINLLGAKIGGAFQSITTIFKLIPLFLIIIFGLMTPHTVDVSLLPDSITASGSLWSKLGNGLLATMFAYDGWILVGNIAGEMKNPKKDLPKAISLGLFFVMIVYLLMNLALLFALPMSDIAGNSNASSDAAKVLFGQLGGKLVTLGILISVYGGINGYTMTGMRVPFAMAERQLLPFNQFFLKLTNKTKVPFNSSLVILAIAILMMFSGSFDLLTDMLVFVIWIFYTLTFVAVFILRKREPDLARPYKVPLYPVIPLVAILGGLFIVINTLFTQTSLALVGILLTVLGLPVYYFKQKK from the coding sequence ATGAAATCAGAATTAAAAAAAGAAATTACCTTCTTTCCAGCGCTAGCAACTGTAATGGGAACTGTGATTGGTGCAGGGGTATTCTTTAAATCAGCAACCGTTTATTCTTTAACAGACAACGAATCACTAGGGCTAATTGCTTGGCTATTAGGTGGCATTATTTCTATTTGTGCCGGACTAACTGGCGCCGAATTAGCTGCCTCAATCCCAAAAACTGGTGGTATGATGGTTTATATCGAACGTGCTTATGGCAAATTAGCTTCTTTCCTTTTAGGGTGGGCACAAACAATCGTGTACTTTCCAGCCAACATTGCGGCATTATCGATTATTTTTGCGACGCAGTTTATCAACTTGTTCCATTTGAACGAGCAGTTATTAATAATCATCGCTATATTATGTGCAACTTCGATTACCTTAATTAATTTACTTGGGGCAAAAATTGGTGGTGCTTTTCAATCTATCACAACCATTTTCAAATTAATCCCTCTCTTTTTAATTATCATTTTTGGCTTGATGACACCTCATACAGTGGATGTTAGCCTCCTACCAGATTCAATAACGGCTTCAGGAAGTCTATGGTCAAAACTCGGAAATGGCTTATTAGCTACGATGTTTGCTTATGATGGTTGGATTTTAGTTGGTAATATTGCCGGCGAAATGAAAAATCCTAAAAAAGATTTACCCAAAGCGATTTCATTAGGACTATTCTTTGTCATGATCGTTTACTTGTTGATGAATTTAGCGTTACTCTTTGCACTACCTATGAGTGATATTGCAGGAAACAGCAACGCCTCAAGCGATGCTGCTAAAGTTTTATTTGGACAATTGGGCGGAAAGCTGGTTACGCTTGGCATCCTAATTTCGGTATACGGTGGGATTAACGGCTATACGATGACAGGTATGCGCGTGCCTTTTGCTATGGCTGAACGTCAATTACTACCATTCAATCAATTTTTCTTAAAATTAACAAACAAAACAAAAGTACCTTTTAATAGTAGTTTGGTCATTTTAGCCATTGCCATTTTGATGATGTTTTCTGGCAGTTTTGACTTACTCACTGACATGTTAGTCTTTGTTATTTGGATTTTTTATACACTAACTTTTGTTGCAGTTTTTATATTAAGAAAAAGGGAACCCGATTTAGCGCGACCTTATAAAGTACCACTTTATCCGGTAATACCGCTAGTAGCAATTTTAGGGGGACTATTTATTGTCATTAACACCCTATTTACTCAAACATCATTAGCATTAGTCGGCATTCTTCTAACGGTACTTGGTCTACCCGTTTACTATTTCAAACAAAAAAAGTAG
- a CDS encoding class I adenylate-forming enzyme family protein: MDILSYQPLNLYSNYQVAAQEAPTTPIIFDEVLASFPELGTHTTYEQSLEIIKKRAYQLARLGVKKEDKIIIFKSPRFDTYLLAVAASYLGAVPAMISYHFPTETMEVFVDRLENPFILFDDETKEVVEAISNSSADRKIEVAKLLEQPATPVEQGILPLDQISYMTHTSGTTGIPKLICHSANSMGWRTLWQRTIFTRIEAKRLVAFHISPVHSRFNIGVSSLMAMGFPMMPISSSDSQVVADMVEKHQPIAMETHPNNFVQWTFTAKARPEAFASLKYFHSTFDAINNGTMKTFLEAAKANDPIFLQVYGQSECGPMILKAHTLDTIDSNNARNMGIGLEGLTKARIADPEGNELPANTDGHIHFLSKGRALTYYKEDDRFQSTVHGEWWDSGDWGMIDDNGQLYLKDRQVDLIKNINSNLALEDYLLDNLDFLAEVVIVRDKDNLPQPIIALGPDEEMDWDAWWKQIEDLPHLNHPIIKPFEEIPRTATMKVQRLQIEKEFKTQ, from the coding sequence ATGGATATTTTGAGTTATCAACCATTGAATTTATACAGTAATTATCAAGTCGCAGCTCAAGAAGCACCGACTACTCCAATTATTTTTGATGAAGTTCTTGCTTCATTTCCAGAATTAGGAACCCATACAACTTACGAGCAAAGTTTAGAAATTATTAAAAAACGCGCGTATCAACTAGCTAGACTTGGCGTAAAAAAAGAAGATAAAATCATTATTTTCAAAAGCCCTCGCTTTGATACTTATTTATTAGCAGTCGCTGCGTCTTATTTAGGAGCAGTACCTGCAATGATTTCTTACCACTTCCCTACTGAAACAATGGAAGTGTTTGTGGACCGTTTAGAAAATCCTTTTATCTTATTTGACGATGAAACCAAAGAGGTCGTTGAAGCAATTAGCAATAGTTCTGCGGACCGTAAAATTGAAGTAGCGAAGCTCTTAGAACAACCAGCTACTCCTGTTGAACAAGGTATCTTACCGTTAGATCAAATTAGCTACATGACACATACATCCGGTACAACAGGCATTCCAAAATTAATTTGTCACTCAGCGAATTCAATGGGTTGGCGTACCCTATGGCAACGTACTATTTTTACACGTATTGAAGCGAAACGTTTAGTAGCGTTCCATATCTCACCTGTTCACTCTCGCTTTAACATCGGGGTATCTTCATTAATGGCGATGGGCTTCCCAATGATGCCAATTAGTAGTTCAGATAGCCAAGTAGTCGCTGATATGGTCGAAAAACATCAACCAATCGCAATGGAAACCCATCCTAACAACTTTGTACAATGGACGTTCACAGCCAAAGCACGCCCTGAAGCCTTCGCGAGCTTAAAATACTTCCACTCAACTTTTGACGCGATTAATAACGGGACAATGAAAACTTTCTTAGAAGCCGCAAAAGCAAATGATCCTATCTTCCTACAAGTTTATGGTCAAAGTGAATGTGGCCCGATGATTTTAAAAGCTCATACTCTAGATACAATTGACAGCAACAACGCCCGTAATATGGGAATTGGTTTAGAAGGGTTAACCAAAGCTCGAATTGCTGACCCAGAAGGTAATGAATTACCCGCTAATACTGATGGGCACATCCACTTCTTATCTAAAGGTCGCGCCTTAACTTACTACAAAGAAGATGACCGTTTCCAATCTACCGTTCACGGCGAATGGTGGGATAGTGGTGACTGGGGAATGATTGATGACAACGGTCAACTATACTTGAAAGACCGTCAAGTCGATTTAATCAAGAATATTAATAGTAACTTAGCCTTGGAAGATTATTTGTTAGATAACTTAGATTTCCTAGCCGAAGTCGTAATTGTGCGTGATAAAGATAATTTACCACAACCAATTATTGCATTAGGACCAGATGAAGAGATGGATTGGGATGCTTGGTGGAAACAAATCGAAGATCTACCACACTTGAATCACCCAATCATCAAACCATTTGAAGAAATCCCAAGAACAGCAACGATGAAAGTCCAACGTTTACAAATCGAAAAAGAATTTAAAACGCAATAA
- the rpmG gene encoding 50S ribosomal protein L33 has translation MRVHITLECTECKERNYLSNKNKRNNPDRIEVKKYCPRERKVTLHRETK, from the coding sequence ATGCGCGTACACATTACTTTAGAATGTACTGAATGTAAAGAACGTAACTACTTATCAAATAAAAACAAACGTAACAACCCAGACCGTATCGAAGTTAAAAAATACTGTCCACGTGAACGTAAAGTTACTTTACACAGAGAAACTAAATAA
- a CDS encoding peptidoglycan D,D-transpeptidase FtsI family protein, with protein sequence MKKINKLSKETMNKKLSSIPFRLNVLFFIVFGLFVALIGQLAYLQIFNKDYFVDRIKSGATSVVESQAPRGMIYDANGKVLVSNKAKSAIIFTKGKNMTAEQILQAVYQINDIITVTPDKLSKRDKQDFWLASEENIKTARARFTDKEKETAKQLSNAEEYQMVVEKVTDEDIDFNDRQLAAASIFKRINAAYALQPIFIKNEGVTKEEIALVGENRTKIPGLSTGYDWEREYPEDGMLKTVLGTVSTDKSGLPDSSLDSYLAKGYSLNDRVGISYIEKAYESVLKGSKTRSEVKLNDQNEITDQREVFAGQKGENLMLTIDIDFQNKVEDIVESEYRRVMSEGKAQYSEGAYAVAINPQTGEVLSMVGFQKDEDGELSDDTLGTINKAFVPGSSIKGATIMAGYQNGVLQPNETLIDEPLRFIDGTIKASLFNPATNGAQVPINSEDALMLSSNVYMMKIALRLMGTEYSNKMSLPERTDVFETLRKTYREFGLGTETGIDIPGESSWLSPTNYYDDNGNLLYGRMGNLLDLSFGNFDTYTTMQLAQYVSTVANGGYRIAPRLVKGIYNNDETGSLGTLEKQFQPTILNEIRDKEDLDIIQQGFYDVVNSSDGRRTGSRLQTSKYKVAAKTGTAETPILDPNDSESLISLNSYTVVAYNYDENPEIAVAVMLPHMKEDKTGTNLNIAREILDAYYEKTH encoded by the coding sequence ATGAAAAAAATCAATAAATTATCAAAAGAAACAATGAATAAAAAGCTATCTTCCATCCCTTTTCGATTGAATGTTCTGTTTTTTATTGTGTTTGGTTTGTTTGTTGCGCTAATTGGTCAATTAGCTTATCTACAAATTTTTAACAAGGACTATTTTGTCGATCGGATTAAATCAGGAGCAACAAGTGTGGTAGAAAGTCAAGCACCTCGCGGGATGATTTATGATGCGAACGGAAAAGTTCTCGTAAGTAATAAAGCGAAATCAGCGATTATTTTTACAAAAGGTAAAAATATGACAGCTGAACAAATACTACAGGCTGTCTATCAAATAAATGATATTATTACTGTCACACCTGATAAGTTATCAAAACGTGATAAACAAGATTTTTGGTTGGCGAGTGAAGAAAATATCAAAACCGCGCGCGCACGTTTTACTGACAAAGAAAAAGAAACGGCTAAACAATTAAGTAATGCGGAAGAATATCAAATGGTTGTCGAGAAAGTGACCGATGAGGATATTGATTTTAATGACCGTCAATTAGCCGCTGCGTCAATTTTTAAAAGAATCAATGCTGCGTACGCGTTACAACCGATTTTTATTAAGAATGAAGGGGTAACGAAAGAAGAAATCGCCCTAGTTGGGGAAAATCGTACGAAGATTCCAGGATTATCAACTGGCTATGATTGGGAACGTGAATATCCAGAAGACGGTATGTTGAAAACAGTTTTAGGAACAGTTTCAACAGATAAATCAGGGTTGCCTGATTCAAGCTTAGATTCTTATTTAGCAAAAGGATACTCATTAAATGATCGAGTTGGGATTAGTTATATTGAAAAAGCCTATGAATCTGTGCTTAAAGGAAGTAAAACACGTTCTGAAGTTAAACTTAATGATCAAAATGAAATTACTGATCAACGTGAAGTTTTTGCAGGACAAAAAGGCGAAAACTTAATGTTAACTATTGACATTGATTTCCAAAATAAAGTGGAAGACATTGTTGAATCAGAGTATCGTCGTGTGATGTCTGAAGGGAAAGCCCAGTATTCAGAAGGAGCTTACGCCGTTGCGATTAATCCACAAACGGGTGAAGTATTGTCGATGGTTGGCTTTCAAAAAGATGAAGATGGTGAGTTAAGTGATGATACACTAGGAACGATTAATAAAGCTTTCGTACCAGGGTCAAGTATTAAGGGAGCTACTATTATGGCGGGGTATCAAAATGGTGTTTTACAGCCTAATGAAACCTTAATTGATGAACCTTTACGCTTTATCGATGGTACCATCAAAGCCTCATTATTCAACCCTGCTACTAATGGAGCGCAAGTACCGATTAATTCAGAGGATGCTTTAATGCTTTCTTCTAACGTGTACATGATGAAAATAGCATTACGTTTAATGGGGACAGAGTATTCTAATAAAATGAGTTTACCTGAACGTACTGATGTTTTTGAAACCTTACGTAAAACATATCGAGAGTTTGGCTTAGGAACAGAAACAGGCATTGATATTCCTGGTGAATCTTCTTGGTTATCCCCTACTAATTATTATGATGATAATGGTAATCTATTATATGGACGTATGGGTAACTTGCTTGATCTATCGTTCGGTAACTTTGATACTTATACGACCATGCAGTTAGCGCAATATGTGTCAACTGTTGCTAATGGTGGGTATCGTATTGCGCCAAGATTAGTCAAGGGGATTTACAATAATGATGAAACAGGCAGTCTGGGTACGTTAGAAAAACAATTTCAACCGACTATCTTAAACGAAATTAGGGATAAAGAAGATTTAGATATTATTCAACAAGGTTTTTATGACGTGGTAAATAGTTCTGATGGTAGACGAACAGGTTCACGTTTACAAACTAGCAAGTATAAAGTAGCAGCTAAAACAGGGACGGCCGAGACGCCAATATTGGATCCTAATGATTCTGAAAGTTTAATTAGTCTTAATAGTTATACGGTAGTTGCTTATAATTATGATGAGAATCCAGAAATTGCAGTTGCCGTAATGTTGCCACATATGAAAGAGGATAAAACGGGAACGAACTTGAATATTGCGCGCGAAATTTTGGATGCTTATTACGAGAAAACACACTAA
- a CDS encoding LacI family DNA-binding transcriptional regulator, which produces MITIRQIAKEAGVSKSTVSRYLNDGYVSEKTAEKIKKVIEENNYSPNEFARNLKYEKSKFIGVVIPRIDSPSTTSMLAGVEKISREHDYQILISNTDLDDQREIESIYSLVQNKVAGIIVFATKITDEHLALQNKIEIPIIFVGQQHPDIYSVIHDNFQAGQLLASNLLKFNHQKVRYIGVSKTDYSVGVQRKKGVVSTFIAQGIQVEEIESSFRTMANYELAKQLLQDKTYTLYVTATDNMAIGFYRAAFDLGLIVGQDISIAGFGGYMFSEFLTPPLTTIDFHHEKVGEQAMANLLDLIVGNSTIKESIVPVSYQERKSVIKL; this is translated from the coding sequence ATGATTACAATTAGGCAAATTGCTAAAGAAGCTGGAGTATCTAAAAGTACTGTTTCTAGATATTTAAATGACGGCTATGTTAGTGAGAAAACAGCTGAAAAAATTAAGAAAGTTATTGAGGAAAATAATTATTCTCCCAATGAGTTTGCTAGAAATTTAAAATATGAAAAGAGTAAGTTTATCGGAGTAGTAATTCCTCGAATTGATTCTCCTTCAACGACTAGTATGTTAGCAGGAGTGGAAAAAATTTCTAGAGAACATGACTATCAGATTTTAATTTCTAATACCGACTTAGATGATCAACGCGAAATCGAAAGTATTTATAGCCTCGTTCAAAACAAAGTAGCGGGTATCATTGTTTTTGCGACAAAAATAACGGATGAACATTTAGCGCTACAAAATAAAATTGAGATTCCCATAATTTTTGTAGGACAGCAACATCCTGATATTTATTCAGTTATTCATGATAATTTTCAGGCCGGACAATTATTAGCCTCAAATTTATTAAAGTTTAATCATCAAAAAGTACGCTATATTGGTGTATCCAAAACCGATTATTCTGTCGGTGTTCAACGAAAAAAAGGCGTGGTATCAACTTTCATAGCACAAGGTATTCAAGTAGAAGAGATTGAATCAAGTTTTAGAACAATGGCCAATTATGAATTAGCTAAACAATTGCTGCAAGATAAAACTTACACGCTTTATGTAACAGCAACTGACAATATGGCGATTGGTTTTTACCGAGCAGCGTTTGACTTAGGTTTAATAGTGGGACAAGATATTTCAATTGCAGGTTTTGGTGGCTATATGTTTAGTGAATTTTTAACGCCACCGTTAACAACGATTGATTTCCATCATGAAAAAGTTGGCGAGCAAGCGATGGCGAATTTATTAGACTTAATTGTTGGTAATTCAACGATTAAGGAATCGATTGTACCAGTATCCTACCAAGAAAGAAAAAGTGTTATTAAATTGTAG